Proteins from a single region of Sphingomonas morindae:
- a CDS encoding right-handed parallel beta-helix repeat-containing protein, translated as MSVAAALLWLQPLPAAPLSARPLYVNARGSDQADCAIPARACATVQRAMLMTQPGDVVHIAKGRYAAPIWIGRPGLPGAPITYVFDPGAQVVHPPTNDSSAFSFDILAPYIRIFNGEFIGTLGSISYEEARANYRLEKASGVQPTHKRFTQYCLVIHASHVMVANNYVHDCAGAGIYAQDVDDVEINGNRVERTGWWSMQDPSAIVFHYGLTAPGVAARGVRIINNVVRDSANTIPFWMDALDARPTDGNGIIIDLAQGHQADYAGPVLIKGNQVQRSGGSGIRAYHSENVAMIGNTVSGSHRCPVPEADCGAENGELNFNASTGSAQGNVAVADGGNRALFVYRGKVRLGANMLIGLVEIR; from the coding sequence TTGAGCGTCGCGGCGGCTCTTCTGTGGCTCCAGCCGCTGCCGGCGGCGCCGCTTTCGGCGCGTCCGCTCTATGTGAATGCCCGGGGATCGGACCAGGCCGATTGTGCGATCCCGGCCCGCGCCTGCGCGACGGTGCAGCGCGCGATGCTGATGACCCAGCCCGGCGATGTCGTCCATATCGCCAAGGGGCGCTACGCCGCGCCCATCTGGATCGGGCGGCCCGGCCTGCCCGGCGCCCCCATCACCTATGTTTTCGATCCGGGGGCGCAGGTGGTGCACCCGCCGACGAACGACAGCTCCGCCTTCAGCTTCGATATATTGGCGCCCTATATCCGCATCTTCAACGGCGAGTTCATCGGCACGCTGGGCAGTATCTCCTATGAGGAGGCGCGCGCCAATTACCGGCTGGAAAAGGCGAGCGGCGTGCAACCCACGCATAAGCGCTTTACCCAATATTGCCTCGTCATCCACGCCTCGCACGTGATGGTCGCCAACAATTATGTGCATGATTGCGCGGGCGCGGGCATCTATGCCCAGGATGTCGACGATGTCGAGATCAACGGCAACCGGGTCGAGCGCACCGGCTGGTGGAGCATGCAGGATCCGAGCGCGATCGTCTTCCACTATGGCCTCACGGCGCCGGGCGTCGCGGCGCGGGGCGTGCGGATCATCAACAATGTCGTGCGCGACAGCGCCAACACCATCCCCTTCTGGATGGACGCGCTCGACGCCCGGCCGACCGACGGCAACGGCATCATCATCGATCTCGCCCAGGGTCATCAGGCCGATTACGCCGGGCCGGTGCTCATCAAGGGCAATCAGGTGCAGCGGTCGGGCGGTTCGGGCATCCGCGCCTATCATTCCGAAAACGTCGCGATGATCGGCAACACGGTGAGCGGGAGCCATCGCTGTCCGGTGCCGGAGGCCGATTGCGGGGCGGAAAATGGCGAACTCAACTTCAACGCCTCCACCGGCAGCGCGCAGGGCAATGTCGCCGTCGCCGACGGGGGCAACCGCGCGCTGTTCGTCTATCGCGGCAAGGTGCGCCTCGGCGCCAACATGCTGATCGGCCTGGTAGAGATACGCTGA